In the Candidatus Neomarinimicrobiota bacterium genome, one interval contains:
- a CDS encoding M1 family metallopeptidase — translation MRRKSIQLILFLAVLTVPLLGEYWQQYVEYNMDIYLDSEQKTLKATSELLYANHSPDTLDQILMHLYPNAFNTGTIAEQVWSGYGQSFDDEKGWTGIRIQKAASDSVDLSFLIRDDTILEIELNQHLIPGDTLVFNLDWLFIIHPHIDRAGWEANQFDFAQWYPKFVVYDEHGWHDDPFGDWGEFYGEFGKYIVNLNVPAAQIVASTGVVIDGDPGWDSVRVDTSQVWEDWVETFKEKRDTYLTDMDSTERRQVSFLAENVHDFAWSCSQDYVYEHGMWNGIDVHVLFDLEGGEDWTKDVVRWGQNSLEWLSGKFGMYTWPQITLIQALLSGGMEYPMLIMDGSDSESLAVHEIGHNWFYGIFGNDELDDPWLDEGFTTFQTRWYMEHYYPENGYELSREYITSFESDHLHREMYEEAELKPAIRYILSTANEPMATQSFNYSYYGSYSSNSYDKASIMLAMLKNYLGEERFLAGMRLYFSRWALKHVNEDRFVKAMEDGCGEELDWFFDQWLRTTTFVDYKLVDWSVETHDQDHFTTEINVDNMGGMFVPITATIYSEAGETVSAPLTNFRHRSTGTIIVESNFRPVRVYLDAENTFFDLDRRNNDSQRKRAFRYDYKGWDAYPDDRNLYLWKPIFGYNDTAGPGLGINIKRVYRNTGNFTQLALDYNLESGNPDVSLNFSQLQVGLPFQATWSGTAKIWRSMVFSSLAYEMNWAKKYWRNPIHFVTLKIETTDAKHAELASSDQIGLTRLGLQYELQKVMFSGDYGFSVSFFTSPASLGSYGKDFNQLNFMSSWSKSFTYFHFNNRSNFLANSRATPNLIKSRVASQDLRSVYLDRGATSLYGIEDAEMIGSHYYLRGGGRMRAYTDSLDQPKNFIWSNNLDLTFKSIPHMPKSLDVGIFFDLGQITDDARDWDNVGDVGFALTYGPKWKRTSWISTWFRPFHMKFELSILRYEDTGWVSTLNSNQWLFTISN, via the coding sequence ATGAGACGGAAATCCATCCAGCTGATTCTATTTCTGGCAGTCCTAACTGTACCACTCTTGGGTGAATACTGGCAGCAATATGTCGAGTATAATATGGATATATACTTAGACTCAGAACAGAAAACACTCAAAGCAACTTCTGAATTACTCTACGCGAATCATTCGCCTGATACGCTTGATCAGATTCTCATGCATCTCTACCCCAATGCCTTCAATACGGGTACCATTGCGGAACAAGTGTGGAGTGGGTATGGTCAATCATTTGACGATGAAAAGGGCTGGACGGGTATCCGCATTCAAAAAGCAGCCAGTGATTCAGTAGATCTTTCGTTTCTCATTCGAGATGATACTATTTTAGAAATAGAACTTAATCAGCACCTAATTCCAGGGGATACACTTGTATTCAACCTGGACTGGTTATTCATTATCCATCCCCATATCGATCGTGCTGGTTGGGAAGCCAACCAATTTGATTTCGCCCAATGGTATCCAAAATTTGTGGTCTACGATGAGCATGGATGGCACGATGATCCTTTTGGGGATTGGGGAGAGTTTTATGGTGAGTTTGGAAAATATATAGTCAATCTGAATGTTCCAGCCGCGCAAATAGTTGCATCAACCGGAGTCGTCATAGATGGCGACCCAGGCTGGGATTCTGTGAGAGTTGATACTTCACAAGTATGGGAGGATTGGGTCGAAACATTCAAAGAGAAAAGAGATACTTACCTGACAGACATGGATAGCACCGAGCGACGCCAGGTAAGCTTTCTGGCAGAAAATGTACATGATTTCGCCTGGTCCTGTTCCCAGGATTATGTGTATGAGCACGGCATGTGGAATGGGATTGATGTCCATGTGTTATTCGACCTTGAAGGTGGTGAAGACTGGACAAAAGATGTGGTGAGATGGGGTCAAAACTCACTGGAGTGGCTATCTGGAAAGTTTGGTATGTATACATGGCCCCAGATTACCCTTATCCAGGCTTTGCTCAGTGGTGGCATGGAATATCCCATGCTGATCATGGATGGGTCAGACAGTGAGAGTCTTGCAGTACATGAGATTGGCCATAATTGGTTTTATGGAATTTTTGGAAATGATGAATTAGATGATCCATGGCTGGACGAAGGATTCACCACATTTCAAACTCGCTGGTACATGGAACATTATTATCCAGAAAATGGATATGAACTTTCACGCGAATATATCACATCATTTGAGTCAGATCATTTACATCGCGAGATGTATGAAGAGGCAGAGCTAAAACCGGCTATTAGATATATCCTGTCCACGGCCAATGAGCCCATGGCAACCCAAAGCTTCAATTATTCATATTATGGTTCTTATAGCAGTAACTCCTACGACAAGGCCTCAATAATGCTGGCTATGCTGAAAAATTATTTAGGAGAAGAACGCTTTTTAGCTGGTATGAGACTTTACTTCTCTCGCTGGGCACTCAAGCATGTAAATGAAGACCGATTTGTCAAAGCCATGGAGGATGGTTGTGGGGAAGAATTGGATTGGTTCTTTGATCAATGGCTACGCACCACCACTTTTGTGGACTATAAATTGGTTGATTGGTCTGTGGAGACCCATGATCAGGATCATTTTACAACAGAAATAAATGTCGATAATATGGGCGGTATGTTTGTTCCCATCACAGCAACGATTTACAGCGAAGCAGGTGAGACCGTCTCTGCTCCATTAACCAATTTTCGGCATCGCTCAACCGGTACAATTATTGTGGAATCCAATTTTCGCCCGGTTCGAGTCTATCTTGATGCTGAAAATACCTTCTTCGACCTTGACCGACGCAACAATGATAGTCAGCGCAAGCGTGCTTTTCGTTATGATTATAAAGGCTGGGATGCCTACCCCGATGATAGAAATCTCTATCTCTGGAAACCAATTTTTGGTTATAACGACACTGCTGGACCTGGTTTAGGTATAAACATTAAAAGAGTCTATAGAAATACGGGAAATTTTACACAATTGGCCCTTGATTATAATTTGGAGTCGGGCAATCCTGATGTCTCCTTAAACTTCAGTCAACTTCAAGTCGGTCTTCCTTTCCAGGCAACCTGGTCTGGTACAGCAAAAATCTGGCGCTCCATGGTTTTCAGCTCTTTGGCCTACGAAATGAACTGGGCTAAGAAATACTGGAGGAACCCGATCCACTTTGTAACGCTTAAAATTGAAACAACTGATGCTAAACACGCTGAACTAGCTTCATCCGACCAGATCGGACTGACAAGACTGGGTTTACAGTATGAATTACAGAAAGTTATGTTCTCCGGAGACTATGGCTTTAGTGTGAGTTTCTTTACTTCCCCGGCTAGTTTGGGGAGTTATGGAAAGGATTTTAATCAACTAAACTTCATGAGTAGCTGGAGTAAGAGTTTTACATATTTCCACTTTAATAATCGCTCAAATTTTTTGGCTAATTCAAGGGCAACTCCGAATCTCATCAAGAGTCGGGTTGCATCACAGGATTTACGATCTGTCTATTTGGATAGGGGAGCTACCAGTCTTTATGGGATAGAAGATGCCGAGATGATTGGCTCTCATTATTATCTCAGAGGTGGCGGGCGAATGAGAGCTTACACTGACTCTTTGGATCAACCCAAGAATTTTATCTGGTCAAACAATTTGGATCTAACCTTCAAAAGCATACCCCATATGCCAAAATCATTGGATGTGGGGATATTTTTTGATCTGGGACAAATTACCGACGATGCCAGGGACTGGGATAATGTTGGTGATGTGGGGTTTGCACTCACCTATGGGCCGAAATGGAAACGCACAAGTTGGATTTCGACATGGTTTCGTCCCTTTCATATGAAATTTGAACTGAGTATTTTAAGATATGAAGATACTGGCTGGGTTAGCACACTCAATTCAAATCAATGGCTTTTTACCATTTCCAATTAA
- a CDS encoding immune inhibitor A: protein MIKNLYTLLFFLFAVQTGVAQETYDKIRIWSDDTPEIISTLLRQGVDPEGLDVRPGVYVDAIVNQVEKLDVESQGLVVEDLILDISAYYASRLSQGASRELGYGSMGGYLTFEEIVASMDSLHSSFPEIVSAKQSIGLSLEGRDIWAFQISDTPDSTNGDPEVFFNSLIHAREPAAMMTLMHFAWSLAEQYNLDPALSYLVNEREIWFVPVVNPDGYTYNQLTNPNGGGMHRKNRRPGCTSSPGVDLNRNWGFQWGFDDEGSSPDPCGATYRGDDPFSEPETQVVRDFVLGHDFQTVFNYHSYGNLLIKPFGYDESVALPTPDGEIYAQMGPDLVRENNYLFGTGTETVGYIVNGDAVDYMYGELGIINFTPEVGAGSEGGFWPPTGLIFELAEDNIGMNVHLAGCAGSWIEVKNFEFLTHSPLEYGDIVNCELSVMNKGLGSENTTAMLYISSPDNSIIPSHNSIDVSGLSSQAMHDYGTDSLSFEINAQSGEIAQLVLSIEMAGYEIGVDTLQWIIGRPDTIFFDDFETDASNWISETWGIEIGADGLRRYMTDSPSGFYDAETTSDIILSDPLDLRGYSNPVLQFDASWDIEFGWDFCQVLASADGGINWSALRGEFTTPGNGSSVQPLGEHGYHGTQGWIEDQLSLSQFEGTPSLTLAFQLVSDTYFEGDGFKVDNLAVLGWGSGFVLGDVTRDGEINVSDAVFLLEAIISNLELDDELQELADTNRDTFIDIRDLVILVELILEQ from the coding sequence ATGATTAAAAATTTATACACACTCCTCTTCTTCCTATTTGCAGTCCAAACTGGAGTCGCTCAGGAAACCTATGATAAAATCAGAATTTGGTCTGACGATACCCCTGAAATTATCTCTACCCTCCTTAGACAAGGCGTGGACCCTGAAGGCCTGGATGTTCGACCTGGTGTGTATGTTGACGCTATTGTAAATCAGGTTGAAAAGCTGGATGTGGAAAGTCAGGGATTGGTTGTAGAGGATTTGATCCTGGATATTAGTGCTTATTATGCCTCTCGTTTGAGTCAGGGAGCTTCAAGGGAACTGGGTTATGGGAGCATGGGCGGTTACTTAACTTTTGAAGAGATAGTGGCCAGTATGGATTCACTTCATTCAAGTTTCCCGGAGATCGTCTCGGCCAAGCAAAGCATCGGGCTTAGTCTTGAAGGACGGGATATATGGGCTTTCCAGATATCAGATACTCCTGATTCAACAAATGGTGACCCGGAAGTTTTCTTCAATTCCCTCATTCATGCACGTGAACCGGCTGCCATGATGACTCTGATGCATTTTGCCTGGTCTCTGGCAGAGCAATACAATCTGGACCCAGCCCTGTCATATCTGGTGAATGAAAGAGAAATATGGTTCGTACCTGTCGTCAATCCAGATGGGTACACCTATAATCAACTAACCAATCCAAATGGTGGAGGAATGCACCGCAAAAACCGACGTCCAGGATGTACCAGCTCACCAGGTGTCGATTTAAATAGAAACTGGGGCTTCCAGTGGGGTTTTGATGATGAGGGCTCCAGTCCTGACCCATGTGGAGCTACCTATCGGGGAGATGATCCTTTCTCTGAACCCGAGACCCAAGTTGTGAGAGATTTTGTCCTCGGACATGATTTTCAGACCGTATTCAATTACCATAGCTATGGCAATTTACTCATTAAACCCTTTGGCTACGATGAATCGGTGGCATTACCCACACCAGACGGCGAGATATATGCCCAAATGGGCCCAGATCTTGTCAGAGAAAATAATTATCTGTTTGGAACCGGCACAGAGACAGTCGGCTACATAGTGAATGGTGATGCTGTAGATTACATGTATGGTGAATTGGGCATTATTAACTTCACCCCGGAGGTCGGCGCTGGATCAGAGGGAGGCTTTTGGCCACCTACAGGGCTGATATTTGAACTGGCTGAGGACAATATTGGTATGAATGTTCATCTCGCTGGGTGTGCCGGTAGCTGGATAGAAGTGAAAAATTTTGAGTTTCTCACTCACAGTCCTCTGGAATATGGTGATATTGTGAACTGTGAACTCAGCGTCATGAACAAGGGCCTCGGCTCGGAAAATACTACGGCTATGCTATACATAAGCTCGCCAGACAACAGCATTATCCCATCACATAATTCCATTGATGTTTCAGGCCTATCATCTCAGGCCATGCATGACTATGGAACCGACAGTTTAAGCTTCGAGATCAACGCCCAATCTGGTGAAATTGCTCAGCTTGTATTATCCATTGAAATGGCTGGTTATGAGATCGGGGTAGATACACTTCAGTGGATCATTGGGCGTCCTGATACGATATTTTTTGACGATTTCGAAACAGATGCCTCAAATTGGATCTCTGAAACCTGGGGGATTGAAATCGGAGCTGATGGGCTGAGGCGATATATGACAGATTCTCCATCAGGTTTTTACGATGCGGAAACCACCTCAGATATCATTCTCAGTGACCCCCTGGATCTTAGAGGATATAGTAATCCAGTCCTTCAATTTGATGCCAGTTGGGATATAGAATTCGGCTGGGATTTTTGTCAAGTATTGGCCTCGGCTGATGGGGGCATAAACTGGTCAGCCCTGCGTGGTGAGTTCACGACTCCTGGAAATGGAAGTTCTGTCCAGCCGCTGGGAGAACATGGGTATCATGGAACTCAGGGATGGATTGAAGACCAGCTCTCACTATCCCAATTTGAAGGAACCCCCTCTCTCACATTGGCCTTTCAATTGGTAAGTGATACGTATTTTGAGGGTGATGGATTTAAAGTCGACAACCTGGCTGTACTGGGTTGGGGATCTGGTTTTGTTTTAGGTGATGTTACCAGGGATGGTGAAATCAATGTATCTGATGCTGTTTTTCTATTAGAAGCCATCATATCAAACCTTGAACTAGATGACGAGCTTCAAGAATTAGCTGACACCAATAGGGATACCTTCATTGACATCAGAGACTTGGTTATTCTGGTTGAATTGATACTGGAGCAATAA
- a CDS encoding outer membrane lipoprotein-sorting protein — protein MKLLSRSLITTLLITLPLLLFAQTGYELAKAMEDKAAPADMKSNMTMVLTNKQGKTRESTIRSITADDNKKQIIWFLAPADDEGVAFLKIEHAQKDDEMRLWLPAFKKVRRISSKKKADSFMGSDLSYEDMTSRELDEYTYEILGEKVVDGIDCHILESTPKEGVTRTYKRFVTCVSKADLVSILDEAYDTRDSLLKRRVMKYRKEKGYDLPIEIFVENVQKGTNTRLVFSSQEVDTGVEEDLFQEKNLKRMPK, from the coding sequence ATGAAACTATTATCAAGAAGTCTGATTACCACATTGCTCATCACTTTGCCCTTGTTGCTGTTTGCACAGACCGGATATGAGTTAGCCAAAGCCATGGAAGACAAGGCTGCTCCCGCAGACATGAAATCAAATATGACTATGGTTCTGACCAACAAACAAGGCAAAACCAGGGAATCAACCATTCGTTCCATTACTGCCGACGACAACAAAAAACAGATCATCTGGTTTCTGGCTCCAGCTGATGACGAGGGTGTTGCCTTTTTGAAAATTGAACATGCCCAGAAAGATGATGAAATGCGACTCTGGCTCCCTGCATTTAAGAAAGTTCGGCGCATTTCATCCAAGAAAAAAGCCGATTCCTTTATGGGCTCCGATCTAAGTTATGAAGATATGACTTCTCGGGAACTGGATGAGTACACCTATGAAATCCTGGGTGAGAAAGTGGTGGATGGGATTGACTGTCATATTCTGGAGAGCACACCGAAAGAAGGGGTCACACGCACCTATAAAAGATTTGTCACGTGCGTTAGTAAGGCGGATCTGGTCTCCATATTGGATGAGGCTTATGATACACGCGATAGTCTGCTAAAGCGTCGGGTGATGAAATATCGTAAAGAAAAAGGCTATGACCTACCTATTGAAATCTTTGTAGAAAATGTTCAGAAGGGCACCAATACGCGTCTGGTTTTTAGCAGCCAGGAAGTAGATACTGGTGTTGAGGAAGATCTCTTTCAAGAAAAGAATTTAAAACGCATGCCCAAATAG
- a CDS encoding MMPL family transporter, translating into MKQWYVNQSVEHPWRSTILSVLITLLMGTGIQHFVIEDDFMKMLPQDIPSMVTWNDLKDEFGSTELMFLGFGNRGVDALNPKSLSTLWDLTHELEEIEGVDEIMCISTADKMESLDGFLEVSSLQEYRDLDDNEIADLKKYLGENPKIKTRSLSEKGDYFNVIVRPMVGTKGDLLVSNLKKVADKYLDDYDVHWGGQAYITGTLPALIRVDVMSLMRAGLIGMLLILLFSFRNVSAVFSVLITILMSMIFMIGFNGWMFYLTGSDSFLFGILNTSMPIILLTIANSYGVHVITKFFRKMRSNKDAKAAVEASVSALLLPIFLAATTTVAAFLCMVFAPLESLLGYGISISAGIVWALILSTLFLPSILVLKKWNPKSSAVSNASHFERFVIAFGEHVIKRPKAILIGGAVVVIIGALGIFKLNIEVNVKSFFKPENPIRQSLDFMDSEMTGTMDLQLLINADLKSPEVLKKIESIQLFMEKHPSVSLSISIADIIKQMHRMINDNDPAFETIPDSRDKVNNLFTMYSMSGDPDDFSSLVDYDYKKGLATSMMRAISTREVVKLVDEIEAFLQQDHYSDLNITITGMLIVFRDLVGLIIRSSFISIFASILIIALIASYFFKHWIWGLLAVVPLSSAVVLNFGLMGIFGIDLNHVTALLSAIIIGVGVDFAIHYISQFRTHLHRHGVEGNLSAETMRDVGFPVILDAASNMAFGALLFSEFVPMMHMGGLMVFAMISTSVATLTLLAVLLEVSKYYLARVEGVRITAQS; encoded by the coding sequence ATGAAACAGTGGTATGTGAATCAGTCTGTTGAACACCCCTGGCGCAGTACCATTCTGTCAGTATTAATCACCCTGCTCATGGGAACAGGAATTCAACATTTTGTAATCGAAGACGATTTTATGAAAATGCTGCCCCAGGATATACCATCTATGGTTACCTGGAATGACCTCAAAGACGAGTTCGGAAGCACCGAACTCATGTTTCTGGGATTTGGGAATCGTGGCGTCGACGCGCTAAACCCTAAAAGTCTCTCAACACTATGGGACCTTACCCATGAATTGGAGGAAATCGAAGGTGTTGATGAAATCATGTGTATCTCAACCGCTGATAAAATGGAGAGTCTTGATGGATTTCTGGAAGTCTCCTCCCTGCAGGAATATCGAGATCTGGATGATAACGAAATTGCTGATTTAAAAAAATATCTGGGTGAGAACCCAAAAATAAAGACCCGGAGCTTAAGCGAAAAAGGCGATTATTTTAATGTCATTGTCCGTCCAATGGTTGGGACAAAAGGCGATCTTCTGGTAAGCAACCTCAAAAAAGTGGCTGATAAATATCTTGATGACTATGATGTCCATTGGGGTGGACAGGCATATATCACGGGGACCCTACCTGCCCTGATCAGAGTAGATGTCATGAGTCTCATGCGCGCAGGCTTGATCGGAATGCTCCTTATCCTCCTGTTTAGTTTTCGCAATGTCTCAGCTGTGTTTTCTGTGCTCATTACTATTCTCATGTCCATGATATTTATGATTGGCTTCAACGGGTGGATGTTCTACCTCACAGGATCGGATTCTTTTCTATTTGGTATTTTGAACACATCAATGCCCATTATTCTCTTAACAATTGCCAATTCATACGGCGTACACGTTATCACCAAGTTTTTTAGAAAAATGCGTAGCAACAAGGATGCTAAAGCCGCTGTAGAGGCTAGTGTCAGTGCCCTTTTACTTCCCATCTTTCTGGCTGCAACAACCACGGTCGCGGCATTCCTTTGTATGGTATTTGCTCCACTGGAATCCCTGCTGGGTTACGGCATTTCCATTTCAGCAGGAATCGTCTGGGCCTTGATTCTTTCCACTCTATTTCTCCCCTCCATTCTGGTATTAAAAAAATGGAACCCAAAATCCAGTGCCGTTTCCAATGCCAGTCATTTTGAAAGATTTGTCATCGCTTTTGGAGAACACGTCATCAAGCGCCCCAAAGCAATATTGATCGGTGGTGCCGTGGTGGTGATCATTGGAGCTCTTGGCATATTCAAACTAAATATTGAAGTCAATGTGAAATCATTTTTTAAACCAGAGAACCCCATACGTCAAAGCCTAGATTTTATGGATAGTGAGATGACTGGGACCATGGATCTACAACTGCTGATCAATGCGGACTTAAAATCTCCTGAGGTGCTTAAAAAAATAGAAAGTATTCAGCTGTTCATGGAAAAGCATCCCTCTGTAAGTCTTTCCATTTCGATTGCCGATATCATTAAACAGATGCACCGCATGATCAATGACAACGATCCGGCATTCGAAACCATACCTGACTCTCGGGACAAGGTAAATAACCTGTTTACCATGTATTCCATGTCTGGCGATCCTGATGATTTTAGCAGCCTGGTTGATTATGACTATAAAAAGGGTCTCGCCACCTCCATGATGCGGGCAATTTCCACCAGGGAAGTAGTTAAACTGGTTGACGAAATTGAAGCTTTCCTCCAGCAGGATCATTACAGTGATCTCAATATAACTATCACCGGTATGCTGATTGTGTTCAGAGATCTGGTAGGACTGATTATCCGGAGTTCATTCATCAGTATTTTCGCCTCTATTCTTATCATTGCGCTGATTGCTTCCTACTTCTTTAAGCACTGGATTTGGGGTTTGCTAGCTGTTGTCCCCTTAAGTTCTGCTGTAGTCCTCAACTTCGGTCTCATGGGCATCTTTGGTATTGATTTAAACCACGTGACGGCGTTACTGTCAGCCATCATCATTGGAGTCGGCGTAGATTTTGCCATTCACTATATCAGTCAGTTTAGGACTCATTTGCATCGGCATGGTGTTGAAGGAAACCTCAGTGCCGAAACCATGCGCGATGTTGGATTCCCCGTTATTCTGGATGCCGCATCAAACATGGCTTTCGGAGCACTCTTGTTTTCCGAGTTTGTACCCATGATGCATATGGGTGGTCTCATGGTTTTCGCCATGATTTCCACATCGGTGGCAACGTTGACATTATTGGCTGTGCTATTGGAAGTAAGTAAATATTATCTGGCACGGGTGGAAGGTGTCCGGATTACAGCTCAATCTTAA